The window CTGGGCATTTTTCTGCCGCTGATCACTACCAACTGCGCCGTGCTTGGCGTCGCGCTGTTAAACATCAAAAAGCAAAATGATTTCATGGAGTCGATCCTGTACGGGTTCGGCGCCGCTGTCGGTTTCTCCCTCGTGCTGACGCTGTTTTCCGCCATGCGTGAACGTATCGCCGCCGCCGATGTGCCGGAACCGTTCAAGGGCGGAGCCATCGGGATGATCACCGCTGGCCTGATGTCGCTGGCGTTCCTGGGCTTCACCGGCCTGGTTAATATCTAGAGGCCTTCCGCAGATGAGTATTGTCGTCATAGCCGTATTGGCGCTCTCCGCGCTGGCGCTTACCTTCGGAGCCGTGCTTGGCTTCGCCTCCGTCAAATTCAAAGTGGAAGGCAATCCCATTGTCGACCAGATCGACGGCTTGTTACCGCAAACCCAGTGCGGACAGTGTGGTTACCCGGGCTGCCGCCCTTATGCGGAAGCCATCGCCAATGGCGACGGTATCAATAAATGCCCTCCCGGCGGGGAAGCCACCATCACAGCCCTGGCGGACCTGCTGGATGTGGAGGCCGTACCGCTGGATTCCGAACACGGTGAAAGCAAGGGCAAACAGGTGGCCTATATTCGCGAAGATGAATGCATCGGCTGCACCAAATGCATACAGGCCTGTCCGGTGGACGCCATTCTCGGCGCCGCCAAACAGATGCACACAGTGATCGTCAGCGAATGCACGGGGTGTGACCTGTGCGTCGATCCCTGCCCTGTAGACTGCATAGATATGATTCCCGCCCCCAGCGGCATCCGCGACTGGGCCTGGGATATGCCCAAGCCGCCGACCAATGGCGGCGCAATCATCGCGACAGATCAGAATAACGGTATGGCGGCGTGAGGAAGTAAGGCCTGAGCATGAGACAAATCTGGGATTTCCACGGCGGCGTACACCCTCCGGAAAATAAAAGCCAATCCACCAGCCGACCGATCCAAAAAGCGACGCTGCCGAAAACGCTGATACTTCCCTTGAGCCAGCATATTGGCCAGCCCGCCAAAGCCCTGGTGGAGCCCGGCCAAAAGGTGTTGAAAGGCGAAGTCATCGCCACTGCGGAAGGACCAGTCAGCGTAGCGGTTCATGCCTCCTCTTCCGGCACAGTGACCGCCGTGGAAAGACGTCCCGTGCCACACCCTTCCGGTCTTAGCGATGTCTGCATTGTGATCGAGACCGACGGGGAAGACGCCTGGACAGATCTGACGCCTTGCGAAGACTATCGCTCACTTGGCTCAGAGCAGTTGCTGGAGCGCGTTCGTCAGGGCGGTATCGCCGGTATGGGCGGCGCAGGTTTTCCCACCGCAATCAAGCTGCACCCGCCTCGCAATGACAAGGTCAATGCGCTGATATTGAATGCGGCGGAGTGCGAGCCTTACATCACCGCCGATGACATGCTAATGCGCGAGCGCGCCGACGAAGTCATCCGCGGCATGGAAATCATGGCTCAGCTTTTGGAGCCTGAAGAGTGCCTGATTGGCATCGAGGACAACAAACCGGAAGCGATCTCGGCGCTGAAGCAGGCCGCCTCCGGCACTCATATCGAAGTAGTCGTCATTCCGACCAAATATCCGTCCGGCGGCGAAAAGCAACTGATCAAAATCCTCACCGGGCTGGAAGTGCCCCACGGCAAAATCCCCGCTGATATCGGCGTGATGTGCCAAAACGTAGGCACCGCGGCGGCAGTGTACCGCGCCGTCCGTTTCGGCGAACCGCTGATCTCTCGCATCACCACTGTGACAGGCGATGGCGTCGCTACGCCCGGTAATTTTGAAGTTTTATTAGGCTCGCCCATGTCCGACCTGTTGCAACAGGCTGGATTCGACGCGAGCAAAACGGATCGTCTGATCATGGGCGGTCCGATGATGGGCTTCACCTTAACTGATCCAGACTTGCCGTTGGTAAAAACCAGCAACTGTATTATGGCGGTATCCGCAAAGGAATTTCCCAGGCCCGATCCTGCACAGGCCTGCATCCGCTGTGGCCTGTGCGCCGAAGCCTGCCCGGCGGAGCTGCTGCCGCAACAGCTCTATTGGTTTTCCAAGGCCCAGGAATTTGATAAGGCGGAAAACTATAACCTGTTCGACTGCATCGAGTGCGGCGCCTGTTCTTACGTCTGCCCCAGCAGCATTCCGCTGGTGCAATATTACCGTTACGCCAAGAATCAAATCCGGGTGACGGCGCAGGAACAGCAGAAGTCCGATAAGGCGCGTGAGCGCTTCGAATTCCGACAGACCCGCCTTGAGCGCGAGAAAGAAGAGAAAGAGGCCAAGCGCAAGGCCCGTGCGGAAGCCGCCGCGAAAGCCCAGGCGGAGAAAGCGGCCCAACAACAGGATGCGCCAGCGGATGTAGATCCAAAGAAAGCGGCGATAGAAGCGGCCATCAAACGCGCCCAGGCCAAGCGCACGCCGGCGCCCGCCCAACCCCGGGTCAATATCGCCGAACTGCAAACCAATGTGGACAAGGCCAGGGAAAAGCTGGAAAAAGTACGCGAAACGCTGGCGGAATCCGATGGAGCCAACGCCGCCATGCAGGAAAAGCTGCGCAACGCGATCGCCAAAAACGAAGAACGCCTGGCGGCGGCGGAAAAAGCGCTTCACGACGCCCAGAACTCTGCGCCAGCGACGCCTGCCGCCTCAAACGCAACGCCTGCGACACAGGCGGCGGAGCCGGAGCAACAAGCGCGCGCTATCGCTCGCACGCGGGACAAGATAAAGACTCTGACGCAAGCGATAGAATCTTGTCGCGAAACAGACCCACAACGAGCGGCGCAACTGTCCGAGACTGTAGAGAAAACCAGAGCGAAGCTGGCGGAGTTGGAAGCGGAGGCAGCCCCGACAGATAAAGCAACCGATGAGCCGCCGGCGCCCAACCTGGAAGAATTGTCTTCTCAGGTTGATAAAGCCCGCGACAAGTTAAGCATGATGCAGGGCATGCTGGACGACGCCAAAGCGGAGCAACCAGCGGACGAAGCCAAAATCGCCAAATTGCAGCGGGCGGTGGAAAAGAATCAGGAGCGTTTGGCCGCAGCGCAAAAAACGCTGGAAGAAGCCCGGACACAAGCCGGCGGCTCTGCCGTTAAAGCAGCATCGCCTGAGGAGATTGAGGCTCTGACCTCTGCTCTGGAGAAAGCGCAGGATAAACTCGCCATGATGCAGAACATGCTCAACGAAGCCCAACAGGAGCCCCCCGTGGACGAGGCGAAAGTGGCGAAGTTATCCCGAGCAGTGGAAAAAAACCAGGACCGGGTCGCCGCCGCCCGCGCCACACTTAACGAAGCTCGCGGCGACGCGGCGGAAAATCAGACTAGCACTGACGGAGCGGGCGCTTAACCCATGGCATTTCTTCGCATCACCTCCCCTCATCTGAAAGGCCCTGCGCGCACCACCGCCATCATGCAATGGGTGATCCTGGCCACCATCCCCGGATTGCTGACCATGACCTGGTTCTTTGGCTGGGGAACCCTGATCAACGTCATCCTGGCGTCGTTAACCGCCGTGGCGGCGGAAGCCTTTGTGCTGACGCTGCGCAAGCGCCCCTTGGCCTTTTATCTGCGGGACTACAGCGCCGTTCTCACCGGGGTGTTGCTGGGTCTGGCGCTGCCGCCTTACGCCCCCTGGTGGGTGACATTTGTTGGAACGGCGTTCGCCATCATTTTCGCCAAACAGATTTACGGCGGTCTGGGCAATAACCCATTCAACCCCGCCATGGTGGGTTACGCACTGCTGCTGGTGTCCTTCCCTGTCGCAATGACCACTAACTGGGCGACGCCGCGTCCCTTGGCGGAAATCCCAGGATTCATGGACGCTTTCGCCCATATCTTCTGGGGAGCGGAAATCGGCGTGGATGGTTACACCATGGCCACGCCCCTGGACACCTACAAGCACGAGATCATCGCCGGCACTGCGGAAGCAGTCTTCGCCATGCCCGTCTTCGGCGCACGCACCGCGCTGGGTTGGGAGTGGGTCAATCTGGCCTTCCTCGCCGGAGGACTACTGCTTATCTGGCGCAAGATCATTACCTGGCATATTCCAGTCAGCATGCTCGCCGCGATGGCGCTGTGCTCTTTATTACTGGGCTGGGATGAAGATAAATATGCGCCGCTTCAGCTGCATCTGCTCGCCGGCGCCACCATGCTGGGCGCCTTTTTCATCGCCACCGACCCGGTTTCCGCCGCCACCAGTAAACTCGGCAAGCTCTATTATGGCGCTGGCGTCGGCATTCTGGTTTACCTGATTCGTACCTGGGGCAACTACCCGGACGCCGTGGCGTTCGCCGTGTTGTTGATGAACTTCGCCGCGCCGTTCCTGGACTACTACACCCAGCCCCGTACTTACGGCCACCGCAAAGCCCGTCGCGGTGTGAAACAGGATTAGGAGACGCCCATGAACGCATTACAGGCATCCATTCTTCGGGGCGGCATCGGACTTGCGATATTCGCCGTGGTGACCGCCGGTTTGATCGCAGTAACTCAAGTCAGCACCGCTGGTCGCATCGCAGATGCGGAAAAGCACGCCCGCGCCAAAGCGCTGTATGAAGTTGTTCCACGTCAGGAGCACGATAACGACATGTTGGCGGCCCCCATCCTGTTGCACCCTGACCCTCTGCTCGGAGCCAAAGACACAACGGAAGCCTATCTGGCCACCTTTCACGGCTCGCCAGTGGCGGTGATTTTGCCCTTTGTCGCGCCGGATGGTTACACCGGCGAAATCCAGGGCATTGTTGGCGTACAGCCTGATGGAACGGTCAAAGGCGTCCGTATCACCGCCCACAAGGAAACCCCCGGGCTGGGCGACAAAATTGAAGCGCGGAAATCTCCCTGGGTGGAGCAGTTTCCCGGGCGCTCGCTCAGCTCTCCCGCGGAAGAACGCTGGAAGGTGAAAAAGGACGGCGGCGATTTTGATCAAATGACCGGCGCCACCATCACGCCCAGAGCGGTAGTGAAGGCGGTGCGTAATGCGCTAACCTATTTTCAAAGTCATCGCGATCAGCTCTTGCGGAGCAATAGCGGCGTGAATACTGCAACCGCGACACAAGAATAGCCGGGCGGCGAGCGTATCGAATATGAATGACCGAATGAATCCAGGATCTGCATAATGGCGAAAAGCTATCAAGAAATAGTTCGGGACGGATTGTGGAAAAACAATCCGGCGCTGGTGCAACTGCTGGGCCTTTGTCCCCTGCTGGCGGTGACAGGCACCGTGGTCAACGCCATCGGCCTGGGACTGGCCACGACGCTGGTGCTGACCGGCTCCAACGCCGCGGTTTCCATGATCCGCAACTACGTGCCCGAATCCGTACGCCTGCCTGCATTCGTCATGATCATCGCCTCGTTCGTGACCTGCGCCGAGCTGTTGATGCAGGCCTTCGCTTATGAGCTGTATGAAATTCTCGGCATCTTTATCCCCTTGATCGTCACCAACTGCGCCATCCTTGGACGCGCAGACGCTTTCGCCTCCAAAAATCCAATTCTCCCCTCCATGCTCGACGGCTTTATGATGGGACTGGGTTTCAGTCTGGTGTTGATGGTGCTGGGCGGCATGCGCGAGGTAATAGGACAAGGCTCGCTGTTTTCAGGCATGGACCTGCTGTTTGGCGAATCTGCGCGGAGCTGGAAGCTTGAGTTGTTCGCCAACTACCCTGACTTTCTGTTCGCCGTGCTGCCCCCCGGCGCCTTTGTCGGCATGGGCCTGCTGATTGCGCTAAAAAATGTGATCGACAAACGCTTGAAGGAAGCCGCTGCGGTGAAACTGGAGAAGCCTGTCTCCGGCGGCAAACGCGTGCGAGTAACAGGAAAGATATCCTGACGCGCCGCGAGCGTCTCTCTCGCTGCCCGCCGCATTACAAATGGGGCGCCGCATTCGACTGTGAATACAAGCCATAAGAAGACTGATGAATAAGCAAAAACGAGCGGAGATATTCGCCCGCTTAAAAGCGGAAAATCCCAACCCGACCACGGAGTTGGAGTACAACACCCCCTTTGAACTGCTGATTGCGGTAGTTCTGTCCGCTCAGGCCACTGACGTGAGCGTTAATAAAGCCACCCGCAAGCTTTACCCCGTGGCGAATACGCCGGAAGCCATTTACGCGTTGGGTGTAGAGGGTCTTAAGGAGTACATCAAGACCATCGGCCTGTTCAACAGCAAAGCGGAAAACGTCATCAAGACCTGTAAAATCCTGATCGACCAGCACAACTCGGAAGTGCCGCAAACCCGGGAAGCGCTTGAAGCGCTGCCAGGAGTCGGCCGCAAGACCGCCAATGTCGTTCTCAACACCGCTTTCCGCCAGCCAGCCATGGCGGTGGATACGCATATATTTCGAGTCTCCAACCGCACCAACATCGCCCCCGGCAAAAACGTGCTGGAAGTGGAGCACAAGCTGATGAAGCACGTCCCCAAAGAATACCTGATGGACGCCCATCACTGGTTGATTCTGCACGGCCGCTATATCTGCACTGCCCGCAAACCCCGTTGCGGCGCCTGCGTCATATCTGATCTGTGCGAATTCAAAGAAAAAGTGCTGGATTGATGGCGTTCGACTTCCACCACGATGGCTTTGTGTGGCTGCGGGACGCACTGCCTGCGTCATTGATCAACGCCATCCTGCAGGAAATTACCTGTGATGATGAGGTTAACTCCGGCTCCGGCGTGCGTAACGCAGATCGCAAGTATGCAACGCTGAAGGAGTGGCTGGCCGGCGGCGACCTCACGCGGCTGGCCTGCCGGTATTTAGAGGGCGCTCCACAGCAGGTTCGGACAATCCTGTTCAATAAGTCGCCGCGCAAAAACTGGCTGGTGACCTGGCATCAAGATAGAACCGTTTGCGTCAAAGAACGATTTGATGCGCCAGATTGGGGGCCATGGTCTGAGAAAGATGGTGTTTTGCATGTGCAGCCTCCCATAGAGACGTTGGAGCGCATGCTGGCGTTTCGCATCCATCTGGACCCTGTCGACGAAAGCAACGGCTGCTTGAAAGTCATACCGGGGTCTCACCGCGAGGGACTGTTATCCCATGAACGTATCCAGCAAGTCGCCGCATCGTCGAAGCCCTTGTCCTGCGCTGCCCAGGCAGGCGACATCCTGGTAATGAAACCTCACTTGCTGCACGCCTCCAGCAAGGGAACGACGCCCAACCAGCGTCGTATTCTCCACGTAGAATTCAGCGACTATCCGCTGCCAGCCGGCGCGCAGTGGGCAAGCTAATCTCTACTGCCCTGTAGTTAGGTGTCGCAGGTAATCCGGCAGCCTGACGTCACTACGGGTCTCCGGGTCCACCTCTGGCATGCCATAGACCGTGCGCATGGGCACCACTCCAGCCCAAACCGGCTGATCCATATCCTCTTCTTTGTCTCTGGGCGGACCGCTACGGACCTTGGCGCTCGCCTCCACGATGGGCATGGCCAGCACCGCCGTCGCCGCCAGTTCGTTGCGTGTATTGGGGATAATGTCGTCCGAACAGCGGCCGGGAATGATGTGATCCACCAGAGCGTTCAGCGCTTCATTCTTCATATCCGGGTCCTCTATCGCCTCGAACTGTCCAAACAAAACGACGCTACGATAGTTCATGGAGTGATGGAACGACCGCCGAGAGAGTACCAGCCCATCCAGTAACGTGACGCATACCGACGCCTCACGCCCGTCCGCCAGGCTTTTAAACAAACGTCCGTTTACCGCGCCATGCACAATCAAATTATCGCCGTAGCGACAGTAGGCGGTTGGCAACACAAAGGGCGCGCCGTCAAACATAAACGCTACATGGCACAGAACAGACGCATCCAAGATACTGTAGATATCGCGGCGCTCGTAACCCGCCCGGTCCCGTTTGCGGGAAAAGGCGGTCTTGGGGGTTATCGGCAGCACATCGTCAGTCATCGAACTTACTCCTTCCAATCACATCAAGCTATTGATGCAGGCAGATTAGCTTGAAATTGGATATCTATTAATGTCCACTTTAAACATTTATAAAGAGTCCACTTTAGAGAAAGAAAATGACCGCCCCGACGCAAAACGCAAAGTCCCGCTATCTATCGCTGTATGAAGAGTTAAAGCAGTCCATCCTGGCGGGCCTGCTGCCGGAAGGAGAACGGCTGCCGTCCTCCCGCAGCATGGCGGACGCGCGAGGCCTGTCCCGCACCACCGTCACCAGCGCTTACGACCAGTTGCTGAGCGAAGGTTATATCGTCAGTCGTCGCGGGTCGGGTTGTTATGTCGCCTCACCGCTGCCTGGCGTGGATTTTCCCACCGCCTCGCCGCCACAGACGCATCACTCTGGTCCAGCACCAAGTCTGTCGTTCTGGGGTGAGGCCCTGATGCGCCAGCGTCCCGTCAAATCCATCCCGCCGCCGACGGTAATTGATTTCCAGTATGGCAATGTGGATCTTGACGAGAAAAGCCAGCATATCTGGACAAAGTCCGCTCGTCACTGGGCGTACCGGCAAGGCCGTCATTATGGCGACACGCTGGGATTACCGGCCTTGCGGGAGGCGATATCCGCTTACCTGCAACTCAATCGCGCATGCCGCAGCCATCCCGACAGAGTCGCCATTACCTCCGGCGGACAACAGGCGTTCGACCTGATTACGCGACTGGCGATCAATCCGGGCGACAGGGTTGCGGTGGAGAACCCGGGTTACCCCAGAGTCAAACAGCTGCTCACCGCTCTCGGCGCCAAATTGATTCCCATCGCTGTCGACGAGGAAGGGTTAAAAGTAGAGGATCTGCCACAAGGCGTGGAAGCGCCCAAGTTGGTATACGTCACGCCCTCGCATCAATTTCCCAGTGGTTGTGTGATGTCCCTGCGCAGACGGCTGGCGCTGCTGGAATGGGCGCAGGCGAACGACGCCTGGATAATCGAAGACGATTACGACAGTGAGTTTCGCTATTGCGGCAAGCCGATTGAATCTTTACAGGGTCTCGACCATCACGAACGGGTTATCTATGCCGGCACCTTTTCCAAAGTCCTGTTCCCCGCCATCAAACTGGGCTATCTGCTGCTCCCCAAAAGCTGGCTGGAGCCGCTCACTTACGCCAAGCAAGTGACGGATCGCCACTCCCCCTGGTTAGAGCAGCATATCCTCGCCGAGTTTATGCAGACGGGGGAGTTCGAGCGTCATCTGCGCAGAATGCGCAAACGTTACGCGATTCGCCAACAGACTTTGGCGACGGCGTTACAGCGCCAGGAGGGCGACAGAGAAA is drawn from Hahella sp. KA22 and contains these coding sequences:
- the rsxB gene encoding electron transport complex subunit RsxB, translating into MSIVVIAVLALSALALTFGAVLGFASVKFKVEGNPIVDQIDGLLPQTQCGQCGYPGCRPYAEAIANGDGINKCPPGGEATITALADLLDVEAVPLDSEHGESKGKQVAYIREDECIGCTKCIQACPVDAILGAAKQMHTVIVSECTGCDLCVDPCPVDCIDMIPAPSGIRDWAWDMPKPPTNGGAIIATDQNNGMAA
- the rsxC gene encoding electron transport complex subunit RsxC, which gives rise to MRQIWDFHGGVHPPENKSQSTSRPIQKATLPKTLILPLSQHIGQPAKALVEPGQKVLKGEVIATAEGPVSVAVHASSSGTVTAVERRPVPHPSGLSDVCIVIETDGEDAWTDLTPCEDYRSLGSEQLLERVRQGGIAGMGGAGFPTAIKLHPPRNDKVNALILNAAECEPYITADDMLMRERADEVIRGMEIMAQLLEPEECLIGIEDNKPEAISALKQAASGTHIEVVVIPTKYPSGGEKQLIKILTGLEVPHGKIPADIGVMCQNVGTAAAVYRAVRFGEPLISRITTVTGDGVATPGNFEVLLGSPMSDLLQQAGFDASKTDRLIMGGPMMGFTLTDPDLPLVKTSNCIMAVSAKEFPRPDPAQACIRCGLCAEACPAELLPQQLYWFSKAQEFDKAENYNLFDCIECGACSYVCPSSIPLVQYYRYAKNQIRVTAQEQQKSDKARERFEFRQTRLEREKEEKEAKRKARAEAAAKAQAEKAAQQQDAPADVDPKKAAIEAAIKRAQAKRTPAPAQPRVNIAELQTNVDKAREKLEKVRETLAESDGANAAMQEKLRNAIAKNEERLAAAEKALHDAQNSAPATPAASNATPATQAAEPEQQARAIARTRDKIKTLTQAIESCRETDPQRAAQLSETVEKTRAKLAELEAEAAPTDKATDEPPAPNLEELSSQVDKARDKLSMMQGMLDDAKAEQPADEAKIAKLQRAVEKNQERLAAAQKTLEEARTQAGGSAVKAASPEEIEALTSALEKAQDKLAMMQNMLNEAQQEPPVDEAKVAKLSRAVEKNQDRVAAARATLNEARGDAAENQTSTDGAGA
- the rsxD gene encoding electron transport complex subunit RsxD, with product MAFLRITSPHLKGPARTTAIMQWVILATIPGLLTMTWFFGWGTLINVILASLTAVAAEAFVLTLRKRPLAFYLRDYSAVLTGVLLGLALPPYAPWWVTFVGTAFAIIFAKQIYGGLGNNPFNPAMVGYALLLVSFPVAMTTNWATPRPLAEIPGFMDAFAHIFWGAEIGVDGYTMATPLDTYKHEIIAGTAEAVFAMPVFGARTALGWEWVNLAFLAGGLLLIWRKIITWHIPVSMLAAMALCSLLLGWDEDKYAPLQLHLLAGATMLGAFFIATDPVSAATSKLGKLYYGAGVGILVYLIRTWGNYPDAVAFAVLLMNFAAPFLDYYTQPRTYGHRKARRGVKQD
- the rsxG gene encoding electron transport complex subunit RsxG — protein: MNALQASILRGGIGLAIFAVVTAGLIAVTQVSTAGRIADAEKHARAKALYEVVPRQEHDNDMLAAPILLHPDPLLGAKDTTEAYLATFHGSPVAVILPFVAPDGYTGEIQGIVGVQPDGTVKGVRITAHKETPGLGDKIEARKSPWVEQFPGRSLSSPAEERWKVKKDGGDFDQMTGATITPRAVVKAVRNALTYFQSHRDQLLRSNSGVNTATATQE
- a CDS encoding electron transport complex subunit E — encoded protein: MAKSYQEIVRDGLWKNNPALVQLLGLCPLLAVTGTVVNAIGLGLATTLVLTGSNAAVSMIRNYVPESVRLPAFVMIIASFVTCAELLMQAFAYELYEILGIFIPLIVTNCAILGRADAFASKNPILPSMLDGFMMGLGFSLVLMVLGGMREVIGQGSLFSGMDLLFGESARSWKLELFANYPDFLFAVLPPGAFVGMGLLIALKNVIDKRLKEAAAVKLEKPVSGGKRVRVTGKIS
- the nth gene encoding endonuclease III, whose translation is MNKQKRAEIFARLKAENPNPTTELEYNTPFELLIAVVLSAQATDVSVNKATRKLYPVANTPEAIYALGVEGLKEYIKTIGLFNSKAENVIKTCKILIDQHNSEVPQTREALEALPGVGRKTANVVLNTAFRQPAMAVDTHIFRVSNRTNIAPGKNVLEVEHKLMKHVPKEYLMDAHHWLILHGRYICTARKPRCGACVISDLCEFKEKVLD
- a CDS encoding phytanoyl-CoA dioxygenase family protein gives rise to the protein MAFDFHHDGFVWLRDALPASLINAILQEITCDDEVNSGSGVRNADRKYATLKEWLAGGDLTRLACRYLEGAPQQVRTILFNKSPRKNWLVTWHQDRTVCVKERFDAPDWGPWSEKDGVLHVQPPIETLERMLAFRIHLDPVDESNGCLKVIPGSHREGLLSHERIQQVAASSKPLSCAAQAGDILVMKPHLLHASSKGTTPNQRRILHVEFSDYPLPAGAQWAS
- a CDS encoding pyridoxamine 5'-phosphate oxidase family protein, translated to MTDDVLPITPKTAFSRKRDRAGYERRDIYSILDASVLCHVAFMFDGAPFVLPTAYCRYGDNLIVHGAVNGRLFKSLADGREASVCVTLLDGLVLSRRSFHHSMNYRSVVLFGQFEAIEDPDMKNEALNALVDHIIPGRCSDDIIPNTRNELAATAVLAMPIVEASAKVRSGPPRDKEEDMDQPVWAGVVPMRTVYGMPEVDPETRSDVRLPDYLRHLTTGQ
- a CDS encoding PLP-dependent aminotransferase family protein translates to MTAPTQNAKSRYLSLYEELKQSILAGLLPEGERLPSSRSMADARGLSRTTVTSAYDQLLSEGYIVSRRGSGCYVASPLPGVDFPTASPPQTHHSGPAPSLSFWGEALMRQRPVKSIPPPTVIDFQYGNVDLDEKSQHIWTKSARHWAYRQGRHYGDTLGLPALREAISAYLQLNRACRSHPDRVAITSGGQQAFDLITRLAINPGDRVAVENPGYPRVKQLLTALGAKLIPIAVDEEGLKVEDLPQGVEAPKLVYVTPSHQFPSGCVMSLRRRLALLEWAQANDAWIIEDDYDSEFRYCGKPIESLQGLDHHERVIYAGTFSKVLFPAIKLGYLLLPKSWLEPLTYAKQVTDRHSPWLEQHILAEFMQTGEFERHLRRMRKRYAIRQQTLATALQRQEGDREILVEGDNAGLHLVCWMPSLPLSAVSAFIEQVQAQGVRVYPIHPFYHGEPPAAGLLLGFATLTPTEITQGVGVIKRTLREF